A window of Pristis pectinata isolate sPriPec2 chromosome 33, sPriPec2.1.pri, whole genome shotgun sequence contains these coding sequences:
- the tmem150b gene encoding modulator of macroautophagy TMEM150B gives MWIWALLPILLTIFATGGIWAVFSMAVVNGSVNVTVEFPYISVCGAEPPQSCLFGQVMNIGAFLVTWVCVIRYQQVVDYGYQSSLNIVSLVAGCLCAVGGSLVGNFQTVNQIHVHLLGAFLSFFIGNLYFWLQVALTYRVKPRHGSKWIGPVRIICSLVCTVCLILLVPLHLWEERTAAAICEWVAGMDLLFLFGLFAVDFGHIDGHFFHVMQEKAAMQNSTTTLEL, from the exons GTTTTCAATGGCGGTGGTGAATGGGTCTGTGAATGTCACTGTGGAATTCCCCTACATCAG TGTCTGTGGTGCAGAACCTCCTCAGAGTTGTCTCTTTGGCCAAGTCATGAACATTGGGGCATTCCTGG TGACGTGGGTCTGTGTCATCAGGTACCAGCAAGTGGTGGACTACGGCTACCAGTCCTCGCTGAACATCGTCAGCTTGGTGGCCGGCTGCCTGTGTGCTGTGGGTGGCTCTTTAGTGGGCAACTTCCAG acgGTCAACCAGATTCATGTCCACCTGTTGGGAGCCTTTCTCTCATTCTTCATTGGGAATCTCTACTTCTGGCTTCAGGTGGCATTAACCTATAGGGTCAAACCAAGGCACGGGAGCAAGTGGATTGGACCTGTGCGGATTATCTGCAGCCTTGTCTGCACAGTCTGCCTCATCCTGT TGGTGCCGCTGCACCTTTGGGAGGAAAGGACTGCGGCGGCAATCTGCGAGTGGGTGGCCGGCATGGACCTTCTCTTCCTCTTTGGGCTCTTCGCTGTGGACTTTGGGCACATCGACGGGCACTTCTTCCACGTCATGCAGGAGAAGGCTGCCATGCAGAACTCAACCACCACACTGGAGTTATAA